Proteins found in one Gottschalkia purinilytica genomic segment:
- a CDS encoding DUF4177 domain-containing protein, whose product MYEYEFVKVQLINKALGYSIEPKNDYKEIIKSYAKEGWRLFQIFSPITYSSHSSEYIELIFEKEVKEES is encoded by the coding sequence ATGTATGAATATGAATTTGTTAAGGTACAACTTATAAATAAAGCTTTAGGATATAGTATTGAACCTAAGAATGACTACAAAGAAATAATAAAGAGCTATGCAAAAGAAGGATGGAGACTATTTCAAATCTTTTCACCAATTACATATAGTTCTCATAGTAGCGAATATATTGAGTTAATATTCGAGAAAGAGGTTAAAGAAGAAAGTTAA
- a CDS encoding ABC transporter permease: MSSKTSKANIKNVFIFIVLIVIGVAISWYVVNYPKDSIVSRFITYDRIINLLLQHIYIVFLSSILAIATSVPLGIILTRPRFKKLNSPVMGIVNIGQTVPSLAIIALFVSVLGIGVKTAIFALWIYSLLPILNNTIAGIQSVDTSIIEAAKGIGMKPIKILTKVELPLVLPIIIAGIKTAVVINIGNAVLATFVGAGGLGDLIIAGNNINRWQILMLGTSLPVLMAFAVDYLLTIFENSLKKA; the protein is encoded by the coding sequence ATGAGTAGTAAAACATCAAAGGCAAACATAAAGAATGTATTTATTTTTATAGTATTAATTGTTATAGGAGTTGCAATTAGTTGGTATGTAGTTAATTATCCTAAAGATAGCATAGTATCAAGGTTTATAACTTATGATAGAATAATTAACTTACTATTACAACATATCTATATAGTGTTTTTATCATCTATACTTGCCATTGCTACATCTGTTCCTTTAGGCATAATTCTAACTAGACCTAGGTTTAAGAAACTAAACTCGCCTGTTATGGGAATAGTTAATATAGGACAAACAGTACCTAGTTTAGCTATTATAGCACTATTTGTAAGTGTATTAGGAATAGGAGTTAAAACTGCTATATTTGCGCTTTGGATCTATTCACTACTTCCTATACTTAACAACACTATTGCTGGAATACAAAGTGTTGATACCTCAATAATAGAAGCTGCAAAAGGGATAGGGATGAAACCTATTAAAATTCTAACTAAAGTAGAGCTTCCATTAGTACTTCCTATCATTATTGCTGGAATCAAGACAGCAGTTGTTATAAATATAGGTAATGCTGTACTAGCTACCTTTGTAGGTGCTGGTGGATTAGGAGATTTAATAATAGCTGGAAACAATATAAACAGATGGCAAATATTAATGTTAGGCACAAGTTTACCTGTACTAATGGCCTTTGCAGTAGATTATTTACTAACTATATTTGAAAATAGTCTAAAGAAGGCATAA
- a CDS encoding glycine betaine ABC transporter substrate-binding protein — protein sequence MDYGNKTFRKLLILIPTVLIMTLFFTGCAKKGMSNTIKVGSKEYTEQLLLGQITIVALENAGFKVEDNTNIAGTDKVRGALLNKEIDVYWEYTGNAWLMNLKHDEVITDSQEIYEKVKKEDRENGIVWLKYAPFNNTYTIMLTKRDSEKLGIKTISELGEYVRKNPNKLVFASDHQFSARPDGLGALEDFYGFEFKNNLKTMETGIIYRTLKEGKVDAGMGFATDGRIKAFNLVNLEDDKHFFPVYNPAPILREDTIKKYPEIEKILNGVSQKLDTETMTLLNYRVDIEEKDPKEVARDWLKSEGLID from the coding sequence GTGGACTATGGAAATAAAACATTTAGAAAATTATTGATTTTAATACCAACTGTACTAATAATGACACTTTTTTTTACTGGATGCGCAAAAAAAGGAATGTCAAATACTATTAAAGTTGGATCGAAAGAATATACAGAGCAGTTATTATTAGGACAAATTACTATAGTAGCTTTAGAAAATGCTGGATTTAAAGTAGAGGATAATACTAATATAGCTGGAACAGACAAAGTTAGAGGTGCTCTTTTAAATAAAGAAATAGATGTATATTGGGAGTATACTGGAAATGCTTGGCTCATGAATTTAAAGCATGATGAAGTTATAACAGATTCACAAGAAATATATGAAAAAGTAAAAAAAGAAGATAGAGAAAATGGTATAGTTTGGCTCAAATATGCTCCATTTAATAACACATATACTATAATGCTTACGAAAAGAGATAGTGAAAAGCTTGGAATAAAGACTATAAGCGAACTAGGAGAATATGTAAGGAAAAACCCAAATAAGCTAGTGTTTGCTAGTGATCATCAATTTTCAGCAAGACCAGATGGTTTAGGAGCCCTTGAAGATTTTTATGGTTTTGAGTTTAAAAATAATCTAAAGACTATGGAGACAGGTATAATTTACAGAACTTTAAAAGAAGGAAAAGTTGATGCAGGTATGGGATTTGCTACAGATGGACGTATAAAAGCTTTTAACTTAGTTAATTTAGAAGATGACAAACATTTCTTCCCAGTATATAATCCTGCACCTATACTAAGGGAAGATACAATAAAAAAATATCCTGAAATTGAAAAAATTCTAAATGGCGTATCTCAAAAGCTAGATACTGAAACAATGACACTACTTAACTATAGAGTAGATATTGAAGAAAAAGATCCAAAAGAAGTTGCAAGAGATTGGCTAAAATCAGAAGGTCTTATAGATTAA
- a CDS encoding flavodoxin, with product MKNVSIIYYSSTGNTEMMAKYISEGIKSAGGNAEIISVENASLENIENSDVIALGCPAMGAEQLDSSMENFIDSIKDNLSEKPLALFGSYDWGDGEWMTEWYELMDSYNANMIQDEGLICNLEPGDEDIENCKSLGKYIVNF from the coding sequence ATGAAAAATGTTTCAATAATATACTACAGTTCAACTGGAAATACAGAAATGATGGCTAAATATATATCTGAAGGTATTAAGTCTGCTGGGGGAAATGCAGAAATAATATCTGTTGAAAATGCTTCCTTAGAAAACATAGAGAACTCAGATGTTATAGCTTTAGGATGTCCGGCTATGGGTGCTGAACAGCTTGACTCATCTATGGAAAACTTTATAGATTCTATTAAAGACAATTTATCTGAAAAACCATTAGCTTTATTTGGCTCTTATGACTGGGGTGACGGCGAATGGATGACAGAATGGTATGAATTAATGGATTCTTATAACGCAAATATGATTCAGGATGAAGGACTTATCTGTAATCTAGAACCAGGAGATGAGGATATAGAAAATTGCAAGTCCTTAGGAAAATATATTGTAAATTTTTAG